A genomic region of Cotesia glomerata isolate CgM1 linkage group LG9, MPM_Cglom_v2.3, whole genome shotgun sequence contains the following coding sequences:
- the LOC123271169 gene encoding phospholipid-transporting ATPase ABCA1-like, whose protein sequence is MGKATKIFFLLLNKNFLVRKKHWVQSIFVQIIIPILLFLIGENIQLMIDSTPTRIPHNSYYEIRTQSNLLKDVSISGTFIKYTPQNNFTKKLMEATRNCLKLKDSDVVGSKDEESLIAELQRDFLTSDVAPQCVGVIFDSQENSTRLKYKLRVSSLMPSELFDSQENSDLANIQFLKAPLIQVQMCLDQAYIDYVVPNPKFNRSELTIQQMPYPPYIKVDKDAVITGDTFAELARLVFLIILCIEISFPANEKYIGINILMSVNGLKTSINMLSWLISGALYSTTYLLPIVVLLKHFMPPKVKPFLLYGNAFIVWIALFLHTCHVIAFGYHISSYFWKPSHGIFMTFMVTTLMNILAVFVHGYTIERFFLYAGILSPNFILKKIFTELTDSESKLIGINWFNLFKTSSNTGAPEGSIGVLMIFSIIGIIFHFYMTLYMYNVRPGKYGIQRNPFYCFQRKRLNKIDNEEDLDGFNNTNVDRKEFEVVPKGSLVSGIKIRELKKVYTTDWFRNTKVHALKGISLDFYKSQITALLGHNGAGKTTMMSILSGLTDSSEGVVFINGQNIATNPKVISNNIGLCPQENMVFPDLNVYQQLLFFGTLKGKTKSKAQLKEEVEILLTKVNLTDKKYAFPNQLSGGQKRRLCLAMAVIGDANVLILDEPTSGMDAESKREVWDIILKMRGEKTIIISTHDMEEADILGDRISIMHSGNVKCYGTSMFLKNLYGNGQIEITLSTEQWFDVRNISNEIGIIVEVLNQNDRKTVLTVPRVNKLPQALDKLEASKKKLGITGISVSMITLEQVFLQVTRENSDVIDSSDSIESFKKTQGFAFYIQTFMAFLVKKIIFARKNPWNFLISLILPCLAAVLILLDHGVSSGSNKFTPLTLDNYQHSTAFVYAENDTFSSKYKDTIEYYRSNAIIAPRNISLTDTLLMLANNDLSTYRNKLIVSAEFNGTNNISANGFYSGSALLSIPITINCITNTLLKALTDDSSYGIEAYAQSLPDIDKLKQPPMLNTDVTLSMIVFLAPAIAMYVTPPLTESLSGIKQLQLMTGAPALMYWAATFFFDLIQYIVSVLLLLATFIFIDKTLGTEYYHLEEIGIFVGLLLLFGISVLPFVYLTSFLKKTLNSTIIAFCVAPLVLTAVELILFAFSMEVKHDAFKIFRKIQSNLFLLIPHVSFIYGHLSFHNSLIQNARCRRMPNKLLEVSCINGFDPCCGMDCFNGVCKKPMSYFDDLFDILPSLRKSMAYLTCLPVIFFTIIALLEMKIFAELTAMFRRRKTNKSSITGIDEMVLKEKSIVFEEISKLMRKQKNQMYQSENIFFVQELEKYYGNFQAVKGINFRVKKGECFGLLGVNGAGKSTTFRMLTGASIKTNGSMYLKDNNISTERIKYLMQMGYCPQQDAIIDTFNSWDHLYLFAKLRGIPSSQIDSIVKKWILKLNLTACANQPSVNYTAGNKRRLNIAMALMGNPPLVLLDEPTTGVDPAARRSLWNTLKSCQNIGQSIILTSHSMEECEVLCNRLVIMVGGKIVCIGASQELKQRFGAGYNIHIKLLPDHNNSDIETIKLKVESNFPCKLTDENNGFLGYHITDPDVTWTAMYTVMNELKNSIDCIEDFVVLSSTLEQLFIQFARAPTETSDCQLNGVVSESWKQHNNESAF, encoded by the exons ATGGGTAAAGcaacgaaaatatttttcttgttacttaacaaaaattttttagtaagaaaaaaacattGGGTACAATCAATTTTTGTACAAATTATCATTccaattttgttatttttaattggagAAAATATCCAATTAATGATCGATAGTACACCTACACGTATACCTCACAATTCATATTATGAAATTCGAACTCAATCTAACTTACTGAAGGATGTTTCAATTTCTGGAACGTTTATTAAGTATACAccccaaaataattttactaaaaaactCATGGAAGCCACAAGGAATtgtcttaaattaaaagattCAG atgttGTTGGGTCAAAAGATGAAGAGTCTTTGATCGCTGAACTTCAACGCGATTTTTTAACATCGGACGTTGCACCACAATGTGTTGGTGTAATTTTTGACTCACAAGAAAACAGTACAcgtttaaaatataaactacgaGTATCCTCTTTGATGCCATCCGAGTTATTTGATTCACAAGAAAATAGCgatctagctaatattcaatttttaaaagcacCATTAATTCAAGTCCAAATGTGTTTAGACCAAGCTTATATTGATTATGTTGTACCAAACCCTAAATTTAATCGTTCAGAg ttaacaataCAACAAATGCCGTATCCACCCTATATTAAAGTTGATAAAGATGCTGTTATTACTGGAGATACATTTGCGGAACTAGCTCGACTGGTATTTCTTATAATATTGTGTATAGAAATATCATTTCCAGccaatgaaaaatatatcggaatcaat attCTTATGTCAGTGAATGGCTTAAAAACTTCTATAAATATGTTAAGTTGGTTAATAAGTGGAGCATTATATAGTACAACTTACTTATTACCGATAGTTGTGCTTTTAAAACACTTTATGCCTCCCAAAGTAAAGCCTTTTTTACTTTATGGTAATGCCTTCATTGTGTGGATTGCATTATTTTTACACACATGTCATGTCATTGCATTTGGCTATCATATTTCATCATATTTCTGGAAAC CTTCGCATGGAATATTCATGACTTTCATGGTTACAACGCTTATGAATATTTTAGCTGTTTTTGTACATGGATATACAATTGAAcggttttttttatatgccGGAATTTTATCTCCGAATttcatattgaaaaaaatatttaccgaACTTACCGACTCCGAGAGTAAAT TGATTGGTATCAATtggtttaatttgtttaaaactaGTTCGAATACGGGAGCTCCTGAAGGAAGTATTGgagttttaatgattttttcaataataggaattatttttcatttttacatgACACTCTACATGTATAATGTCCGTCCTGGAAAATATGGAATTCAGCGTAATCCATTTTATTGTTTCCAG cGAAAAAGgttgaataaaattgataatgaaGAAGATCTAGATGgttttaataatactaatgtTGATAGAAAAGAATTTGAAGTAGTACCTAAAGGTAGTCTCGTATCAGGTATCAAGATTCGGGAGTTGAAAAAAGTCTATACAACAGATTGGTTTCGAAATACAAAAGTTCATGCATTAAAAGGTATATCATTAGACTTTTATAAAAGTCAAATAACTGCTTTACTTGGTCATAATGGCGCCGGTAAAACTACTATGATGTCGATTTTATCTGGACTAACTGATTCGTCTGAAGGAGTTGTATTCATAAATGGGCAAAATATTGCAACTAATCCAAAGGTAATTAGTAACAATATTGGATTATGTCCTCAAGAAAATATGGTATTTCCAGATTTAAATGTTTATCAACAATTGTTGTTTTTTGGTACATTAAAAGGAAAAACGAAATCAAAAGCACAGTTAAAAGAAGAAGtggaaatattattaactaaagTAAATTTGACCGATAAAAAATACGCGTTTCCCAATCAACTTTCTGGTGGTCAAAAAAGACGATTATGCTTAGCGATGGCGGTAATTGGTGATGCAAATGTATTAATCTTGGATGAACCAACGTCAGGTATGGATGCTGAAAGTAAGCGAGAAGTTTGggatattatattaaaaatgcgaggtgaaaaaacaattataattagtacTCATGATATGGAAGAAGCCGATATATTGGGTGATCGGATATCAATTATGCATTCTGGTAACGTAAAATGTTATGGTACatcaatgtttttaaaaaatttgtacggAAATGGTCAAATTGAAATAACTTTATCGACTGAACAATGGTTTGATGtaagaaatatttcaaatgaaaTCGGAATTATAGTAGAAGTCTTAAATCAAAATGATAGGAAAACAGTATTAACTGTTCCGCGTGTTAATAAGTTGCCGCAAGCATTGGATAAATTAGAagcatcaaaaaaaaaattaggaatcACAGGTATAAGCGTATCTATGATAACTTTAGAACAAGTATTTTTGCAAGTCACTCGAGAAAATAGTGACGTTATTGATTCAAGTGATTCAATCGAATCCTTTAAGAAAACTCAAGGTTTTGCTTTTTACATACAAACTTTTATGGcatttttagtgaaaaaaatcatatttgcTCGTAAAAATccctggaattttttaataagtttaatacTTCCATGCTTGGCGGcagtattaattttgttagatCATGGAGTTTCTTCTGGTTCTAATAAATTCACACCTTTGACTTTGGATAATTATCAACATTCAACTGCTTTTGTTTACGCAGAAAATGATACATTTAGTAGCAAGTACAAAGACACTATTGAGTACTATCGCAGTAATGCAATTATTGCCCCAAGAAACATAAGTCTCACGGATACTTTATTAATGTTAGCAAATAATGATTTGAGTACTTAtcgcaataaattaatagtatcAGCTGAATTCAATGGGACCAATAACATTTCAGCTAATGGTTTTTACTCCGGAAGTGCTCTTCTTAGTATACCAATTACTATAAATTGCATTACTAATACATTATTAAAAGCACTTACTGACGATAGTTCCTATGGTATCGAAGCATATGCACAATCACTTCCAGATatcgataaattaaaacaaccACCGATGCTCAATACTGATGTTACTCTTTCTATGATCGTATTTTTAGCTCCAGCAATAGCCATGTATGTTACACCACCCTTAACAGAATCATTGTCAGGAATAAAACAATTACAACTGATGACTGGTGCCCCTGCATTGATGTACTGGGCAGCAACATTCTTTTTCGATTTAATACAATACATTGTTTCTGTGTTACTACTTTTAgcaacatttatttttattgacaagaCATTAGGAACTGAGTATTATCATTTAGAGGAAATTG gaattttcGTAGGATTGCTACTATTATTTGGAATTAGTGTACTgccttttgtttatttaacaagttttttgaaaaaaacgttAAATTCAACCATCATTGCTTTTTGTGTGGCGCCATTAGTACTAA cTGCTGtggaattaatattatttgctttttcgatGGAAGTAAAACACGATGCATTTAAAATATTCCGGAAAATTCAAAGTAACTTATTTTTACTCATTCCTCATGTGAGTTTTATTTATGGACACCTTTCATTCCATAATTCTTTGATTCAAAATGCGCGATGTCGGCGAATGcctaataaattattggaaGTTTCTTGTATAAATGGTTTCGATCCATGTTGTGGTATGGATTGTTTTAACGGTGTATGTAAAAAACCAATGTCTTATTTTGATGATTTATTCGACATACTTCCAAGTCTTCGGAAAAGTATGGCCTATCTTACCTGTTTACCTGTCATTTTCTTTACGATCATTGCTTTgttagaaatgaaaattttcgctGAATTAACTGCAATGTTCAGACGacgaaaaacaaataaaagttCTATTACTGGAATAGATGAAATGGTATTAAAGGAAAAATCTATTGTGTTTGAAGAGATTTCGAAACTTAtgagaaaacaaaaaaatcaaatgtatcAAAGtgagaatatattttttgttcaagaactagaaaaatattatggAAACTTCCAAGCTGTTAAAGGGATTAATTTCAGAGTTAAAAAAGGTGAATGTTTTGGTTTGTTAGGCGTAAATGGTGCAGGAAAAAGTACAACTTTTCGAATGTTAACTGGTGCTTCAATAAAAACTAATGGATCAATGTATTTAAAAGACAATAATATTTCAACGGAGCGGATAAAGTATCTCATGCAAATGGGATACTGTCCGCAACAAGATGCTATAATTGATACTTTCAATTCCTGGGATCATTTGTATTTGTTTGCTAAACTTCGAGGAATACCTAGTTCTCAAATTGAttcaatagtaaaaaaatggattttgAAACTTAACTTGACGGCCTGTGCCAATCAGCCTAGTGTTAACTACACGGCGGGGAATAAACGCAGATTAAATATTGCTATGGCGTTGATGGGTAACCCGCCACTTGTATTACTGGATGAGCCTACAACTGGTGTTGATCCTGCAGCAAGGAGATCTTTATGGAATACACTTAAGTCATGTCAAAATATTGGTCagtcaataatattgacttcaCATAGTATGGAAGAATGTGAAGTACTTTGTAATCGCTTAGTAATTATGGTAGGAGGAAAAATAGTTTGTATTGGAGCTAGTCAAGAATTAAAACAACGATTCGGAGCTGGTTACAATATTCATATAAAACTTTTACCAGATCATAATAATTCAGAtattgaaacaataaaattaaaagtagagTCTAATTTTCCATGTAAACTTACGGACGAGAACAATGGATTTCTTGGTTATCACATAACTGATCCCGACGTTACATGGACCGCTATGTATACAGTTATGAATGAACTGAAAAATAGTATCGACTGCATTGAAGACTTTGTTGTACTATCTTCAACATtagaacaattatttatacaatttgCTCGAGCACCGACTGAAACCAGTGATTGTCAATTGAATGGCGTTGTATCTGAGTCATGGAAGCAACACAATAATGAATCGGCGTTTTAG